A segment of the Desulfomicrobium macestii genome:
CCACCGCCTGTCGCAGCCTGTTTCTGCTGACGTCCATGCATCCTCCGGATTTCGTGACATGTCCGGACCATGGTCCGGAATGCACATTCCTTATGCCCGGTCGCGCCGACAAGGCAACGGACAATCACGATCATGCCGATCACCCATCATCACAGAACTCTCTGTGCCACTTCTCTTTGCTCCCAGAAATCCGATCAATTCATGAAGATTCTGCTGGAGGCAGGCCTCATAAATTTATCATGGAGGCCTGATTCAGATTGATTGGGCAACATAATAAGAATGCCGTTTACACGAAATTCAGGACACCCTCTGTTCAAACAAACTGAGCCACTTCTGTTCGAAGCATGAAAAGATCCTACAGACTTAACATATCTATATAATTACCTATTTCTTCATCTATAACTAAAAAATGGAAATCCCCTGTATTCATTTTTGCGCTATAAAATACTTCAATCATACTAACAGAAATTTTATTGAGACTTTTAAAAGCATAAATGAAATTATGTATTATAATAATTTCATTATTTGATATATCTGTTAAGCAGTCATAAAGTGCATCAAAATTGCATCCATAATAATCTGGAAATTTAAGTTTTTTTTTCAACTCATGGTGCATTTGTTTTTCATTAGTCATATTTTTTCCATCAATAATTATAAAATCCATACTATCTAATCCTTTGAAAAGATTTATAATGGTCTGTAGTTTTGTACATCAAACCGTCGTTTGAAATAATCAACCGTTCA
Coding sequences within it:
- a CDS encoding barstar family protein, coding for MDFIIIDGKNMTNEKQMHHELKKKLKFPDYYGCNFDALYDCLTDISNNEIIIIHNFIYAFKSLNKISVSMIEVFYSAKMNTGDFHFLVIDEEIGNYIDMLSL